A DNA window from Drosophila biarmipes strain raj3 chromosome 2R, RU_DBia_V1.1, whole genome shotgun sequence contains the following coding sequences:
- the LOC108029420 gene encoding mitochondrial dicarboxylate carrier isoform X2 — protein MDTKDDRRLPRWWSGGVCSAIAVTTTHPLDLIKVQLQTQSRQDRLPVGEIIRSIYQKGGFLGFYNGISASWFRQLTYTTTRFALYEAGKDYVDAGNIGAKMGLATFAGLVGGIVGVPGDVVTVRLQNDSKLPPESRPTRTCLTACSASTKRKACPASSGARCPPCPGPSC, from the exons ATGGATACTAAAGATGACAGGCGCTTGCCGCGCTGGTGGTCCGGAGGCGTCTGCTCGGCGATCGCAGTGACCACCACCCACCCGCTGGACCTGATCAAGGTGCAACTGCAGACGCAGTCGCGACAGGACAGGCTGCCCGTGGGCGAGATCATCAGGAGCATCTACCAAAAAGGTGGTTTTCTGGGCTTCTACAACGGCATCTCGGCGTCTTGGTTCCGCCAGCTCACGTACACCACCACACGCTTTGCCCTGTACGAGGCTGGCAAGGACTACGTCGACGCCGGAAACATAGGTGCCAAGATGGGCCTGGCAACCTTCGCGGGACTCGTTGGTGGTATCGTCGGCGTTCCCGGCGACGTGGTCACAGTGCGGCTCCAGAACGACAGCAAGCTGCCGCCGGAGAGCCGAC CTACAAGAACGTGTTTGACGGCCTGTTCCGCATCTACAAAGAGGAAGGCGTGTCCAGCCTCTTCCGGGGCACGGTGCCCGCCGTGTCCAGGGCCATCTTGCTGA